Proteins encoded in a region of the Chthoniobacterales bacterium genome:
- the dcd gene encoding dCTP deaminase has translation MSVCSDQWIRRMAKEKAMIEPFCDGQMRTGEDGGRLISYGLSSYGYDLRVSDEFKVFTNVFSSVVDPKNFDPSSFVDIKTDVCIVPPNSFALARSVEYFRIPRDVLTICVGKSTYARCGIIVNVTPFEPEWEGHVTLEISNTTPLPARIYANEGLAQVVFFKADEICETSYADRGGKYMKQRGITIPRM, from the coding sequence ATGTCCGTTTGCTCCGACCAGTGGATTCGCCGCATGGCGAAAGAGAAGGCAATGATCGAGCCGTTTTGCGATGGCCAGATGCGCACCGGCGAGGATGGCGGTCGCCTCATCAGCTACGGTCTCTCGAGCTATGGCTATGACTTGCGCGTGTCCGATGAATTCAAGGTCTTCACAAATGTCTTCAGCTCGGTCGTGGATCCGAAAAATTTCGACCCGTCGTCTTTCGTGGACATCAAGACCGACGTCTGCATCGTGCCGCCGAATTCCTTCGCGCTCGCGCGCAGCGTGGAATACTTCCGCATCCCGCGCGACGTGCTGACGATCTGCGTTGGCAAATCCACCTATGCCCGCTGCGGCATCATCGTGAATGTCACTCCATTCGAGCCCGAGTGGGAAGGCCACGTCACGCTGGAAATCTCGAACACGACGCCGCTGCCGGCGCGAATTTATGCGAACGAAGGCCTCGCTCAGGTCGTGTTTTTCAAGGCCGATGAAATTTGCGAGACGAGTTACGCCGACCGCGGCGGCAAATACATGAAGCAGCGCGGCATCACGATCCCGCGGATGTAA
- a CDS encoding sulfatase-like hydrolase/transferase: MSRSAPFSHPLRTPIWPVPARCLLLLTAFLSLFPASAQAQSRPNFVFIALDDLVPLSAGNLGDPTALLSVLVPNPVARYELSARITPNLNRLASRGVTFTQTWASYPLCNASRAALLTGISAARSGYSQENKYPLRDQHSQLRDATTLPQRLRQAGYDSLGLGKIFHFAEATTIGTTVVDWPDLARSWTAYLQRTCGTLEQVIPAPGSGPSPLNFGVEQAGVDAQPDWINAGLAATLLRDGFVQANDRLGIPGSMAINPTRPFFLAVGFRRPHTPWTAPKEFIDRVPFDALNAARINLLTELRDLSDVTRVSKGNHSRVKAFFGFNGSPRAARSARLRLLVAARYYLGAAAFADACVGRVLDALDASPYARNTIVVLWSDHGYSWGQKLHFGKSSLWEPSLRAEFILADLRAAAVGRIENQPVSLVDIYPTVCALAGIRGKQPADGDGRSLTAALYGGRAPAHPILANYGPRQRAIRMGPWKYIAYTDKDELNELYNLRKAPFERRNLIRDNSKLPAIALRLKKQILRLTPPYPSHSPRPPGTPAPTATPFREGSHRRVTSAGS, encoded by the coding sequence CTCCTGTTGACGGCCTTTCTCTCGCTTTTCCCGGCCTCCGCCCAGGCCCAGTCCCGGCCGAACTTCGTCTTCATCGCTCTCGACGATCTCGTCCCGCTCTCTGCCGGAAATCTCGGCGATCCCACGGCGCTGCTGTCCGTGCTCGTTCCGAATCCGGTTGCCCGTTATGAGCTCTCAGCCCGCATTACGCCGAACCTGAACCGCCTCGCGAGCCGCGGCGTTACCTTCACCCAGACCTGGGCGAGCTATCCGCTTTGCAATGCATCACGCGCCGCGCTCCTGACGGGCATTTCCGCGGCGCGTTCCGGCTACAGCCAGGAGAACAAATACCCGCTGCGCGATCAGCATTCGCAGCTGCGCGACGCCACGACGCTCCCCCAGCGGCTCCGCCAGGCCGGCTACGATTCTCTCGGGCTCGGTAAGATTTTTCACTTCGCGGAAGCGACGACCATTGGAACAACGGTCGTCGACTGGCCAGACCTCGCCCGAAGCTGGACGGCCTATCTCCAAAGAACCTGCGGCACGCTCGAGCAAGTCATCCCCGCACCGGGCTCGGGGCCAAGCCCGCTGAATTTCGGGGTGGAGCAGGCTGGCGTCGACGCGCAGCCCGACTGGATCAATGCCGGACTCGCCGCGACGCTGCTCCGCGACGGCTTCGTGCAGGCGAACGACAGGCTCGGCATCCCCGGCAGTATGGCGATCAATCCCACCCGCCCCTTCTTTCTGGCCGTCGGATTTCGTCGTCCGCACACCCCGTGGACGGCCCCGAAGGAATTCATCGATCGCGTGCCGTTCGACGCGCTGAACGCCGCGAGAATCAACCTTCTCACCGAACTTCGAGATCTTTCCGACGTCACGAGGGTTTCCAAGGGCAACCATTCCCGGGTGAAGGCATTTTTCGGTTTCAACGGCTCTCCGCGCGCGGCCCGAAGCGCCCGCCTTCGATTGCTCGTCGCCGCGCGTTACTACCTCGGTGCGGCGGCCTTTGCCGACGCCTGCGTCGGTCGCGTGCTCGACGCCCTCGACGCCAGCCCCTACGCGCGCAATACCATTGTCGTCCTCTGGAGCGACCACGGCTACTCGTGGGGACAGAAGCTCCACTTCGGCAAAAGCAGCCTTTGGGAGCCGTCTCTGCGCGCCGAGTTCATCCTCGCCGACCTGCGCGCCGCAGCCGTCGGCCGGATTGAGAACCAGCCCGTCTCGCTCGTGGATATCTACCCCACCGTCTGCGCGCTGGCCGGCATCCGCGGAAAACAACCCGCCGACGGTGATGGCCGCAGCCTCACGGCCGCGCTCTACGGCGGCCGCGCACCGGCGCACCCCATTCTCGCGAACTACGGCCCCAGGCAACGCGCCATCCGGATGGGCCCGTGGAAATATATCGCCTACACGGATAAGGACGAGCTCAACGAACTCTACAATCTCAGGAAGGCCCCCTTCGAGCGCCGCAATCTCATCCGCGACAATTCGAAGCTCCCGGCGATCGCCCTGCGGCTGAAAAAGCAGATCCTCCGGCTCACGCCGCCATATCCCTCCCATTCACCGCGCCCTCCCGGCACGCCTGCGCCCACGGCGACGCCTTTCCGGGAGGGGTCGCACCGGCGCGTTACATCCGCGGGATCGTGA